GCGCCATTGCCGAGCAGCGCTGTCTCATGGAGTACGCGTCAATCGTCAAGCGCGTGGTGCGCCAGTTGCTCTCTCAGGCATGCGGCGCGATTGCGCAGGAAGACATGGAGCAGATCGGACTCATGGGCCTGCTCGAAGCGCTGCGTCGATATGGCGAAGTGGACGAGGCGTTTGCCGGCTACGCGGCGATGCGCGTGCGCGGCGCGATTCTCGACGAGCTGCGCCGCCACGACTGGCGACCGCGCACCGTGCGTCAGGATGCGTACCGTGCACGCGACATGGAGCGTTCGCTGCGCCGGTCCCTGGGCCGCGATCCAACCGACGCCGAAGTGGGACAGGCGCTCGGGATCGATGCCGATGCCTATCGCGAGCGCGTATTGGCCGGCAACGCGGAGGAGATGGCGAATCTGGACGAACTTCTTGATGACGACGCCCTTGCTCACGAGGAGAGTCCCGAGCGTCAGGTCGTGCGCCGGCGATGCCTGGAACAGGCGCTCGCATACCTGGACGAGCGTGAGCAACGCGTCATCCAGCTTTATTACGAGTTCGACCTGAGCCTTCGCGAAATCGCCGGCGTGCTTGACGTGACCGAGGCGCGGGTGTGTCAGATCAACAAGGCGGCTCTCAAGAAGATGCGCTTGGCCCTGAGCGATGTTTGACGGGATGGGCGTCCGGTTTTTTAAAGAGACAGACATGAAATTGGTAGGCACCCGGCCCGCAAGCGAAGTCCGGCGGAGCGATGACAAGCAAAAGCGCACGCGAGAGCGGGGCGCGATAGCCGAAGCTCCCGTTCGAGGCGGAGCCGATACCCCTTTGGCAACGCACGTCGTACAACCCGCCATGGCGGCACTGCGCGACATGCCGGATTTCGACGAGGCGCGAGTCGCAGCCCTGCGCGAGGCGCTCAAGGCGGGTGAGCTTCCGTTCGACGCGGGCAAGCTGGCATGTTTGATTCAGCGCTTTCACGGTACGCGTGGGAGAGAGCGATGACGCGCAAGGAAGCATTCAAGGCACTCGTGCTTGGCATCGAGATCGAGCTGACGCGCTACCACGAACTCAAGGCATTGCTCGAGCGTCAATACGTCGCCGCCATGCGGCGCGACGCCACGGGGATCGAGAGGATCGCTCAGTCCATCCTGACACTGGTGGACACCCTCGCCGAGCATCACGAATTACGTCGCATTCATGCATGCATATTGGCTGCTCCGTCGGCGCCCGCGTCGATGATGGACGTGCTCGACTGCATCGCCGGCGCACCGCGCGAGCGACTGATGACTATCTGGAGCCAACTCGAGACACTCGTTCGCGAGTGCAAGACGCTTAATGCGCGCAACGGTCAACTGCTGGTTGCGCAGTTCGAAGTGGTGCAGCGCGCGCTGTACGGGGAGACCCACATCTATGCTGAAACTTGATTTCTCACCGGTGCGGCCCAGCGTCGGTACGCCGCATATCGCGTCGCAGCAATCGATGGACACAGCCCGTGGTGCGTACTGGCACGAACTGACACGTTTGCATGACGACATCGTGCGCACGGTCGCCGAGGGATTCGATGCCGACGATGCGGCTTTCGCGCCTGTGCCGGCCCAGGCCGGCGCCAACATTGCCGCGCTGCTGGCGAGTGGAGCGACTGGCATGAGCGGGCGAACGACGTCGAGCAAACAGGACTTCCTGGCGAACATCCTGCCGTTTGCGCGCAAGGCCGCGAATGAGCTTGGCGTATCCGAGGATCTGATTGCGGCGCACGCCGCGCTGGAGTCCGGATGGGGAAATCGTCCGCTTACGGGGGCGCAAGGCGACGATACGTTCAACCTGTTTGGCATCAAGGCGGCGGATCGTTGGCAGGGCGGCGTCGCCGACGTGCTCACCACCGAGTATATCGGCGGCGATGCGATCAAGACTGTGCAGCGGTTTCGGGCCTATTCGAGCTACGACGCGGCGTTTGACGACTACGTGCGGCTGTTGCGGGACAACCCGCGCTATCGCGGTGTGATCGGGGCCGGTGGAAACGTTGCGGCGTTTGCGCGGGCGCTTGTCAGCGGCGGCTATGCAACGGACCCCGCGTACGTATCGAAGCTCCGCCAGGTGGCCTCCGATGTGGCGGCGAGCCGCGCCGATATGGCACGACGTTCGGGCACGACATCGGGAAGGCCTCAGGGCGACGGTTGAGTGGGCGACGCCGAACCTGGCAAGTCCGTCACCGTGACGGTGCCCGGACCTGTGACCCGCGCCCGGATCTCCTTGCCCGAGCTGGCGTTTCGCACGGGGATGATCGCGTCCGTGCCGCCTGCCTGGAGGGCCACACCTGCGCTGCTGATTTCGCTCTCGCCGAGACGGACCACGATGCGCACGCTCTGGCCTTTGCGAACCAGTTCGGGGACTTGCAGCGACTTGCGCGAGAGCGTATGACCGCTGCGAATTGCGCGGCGACTGGCCTGTCCCACGGCGTCGTCGATGCGCGTTACGGTGTCGGCGAGCGACACCACTTTACGCGCCTGCAGGGAAAGATCGTCGGCGGCAATCGCTCGCCCCGCCGCAATGTCGTTGACCGCTACCGGAAGGTTTGCCGTAACGGTGCCGCGCACGACCAGTTGTGTCGCGGTCCCGGTGGCGGGACAACGTGCAGTGAGCAGCATCCGGCCGAGTTGCCGGGTATCGGCAAACTGGAATGAGAAGGGCTTGGCGCAAGTGGGCGCCGGTGTCCTGGGCGGGGCGACGGTAAGCACGATCTCGGGGTCGGACAAGCCGTTCTGCCGAAGCAACTCGGTGAGTTTGCCGTATGCGGCGGCGCGGGCCTGAGCCAGCAGATCGTCGGAAGGCGGCGGTGCGGAGGCAGTGATCGGCGCGGCATGAACAGCCGTGCAAAGCGTGAACGCCGCGACATGGGCGATACAGGCGATACGTGAGGAGTACGAAGCGGTAAGCAGTGAAGACATGACGTTTTCGGCAAGCATCGTTGCCGTACGGAAACAAATGGGGCGCGGGGCCGAAGGTAGGCGGATGACACGGCCGACCCGGGCGGCGCGATCGAAGCGAATTGGTGAAGTGTATAGCAAGGAGTATCGACATGGCATTTGATCTGAGCAGTGCATTGAGCGTGCATCCCGCGGCGTTGAAGCTGCGTGCGGAGCGCACGACGATGCTGGCTTCGAACCTGGCCAACCAGAACACCCCTGGGTATCAGGCGATGGATCTGGACGTGAAGGCAAGCATGGCGGCGGCGAGCGGCAAGGCGCTCGCGACGATTGCCGCATTGGGCGACGAAATCGAAAAGGGGTACCGCGTGCCCGCGCACGTCGGTCAGGACGGTAACACCGTCGAGCTCGGTGTCGAGCAGGCGGCGTTCGCTCAGAACGCAGCGGACTTTCAAACGAGCCTGACCTTCCTGAACATGAAGATCAAGGGGTTGCACGCCGCAATTTCCGGCAACGCCTGAAACGGGGAATCGTCGAGATGAGTTTCAAGGATATCGCCCGCATCGCGGGCTCCGCGATGGTGGCACAAACGGTCCGCCTGAACACCGTGGCCAGCAATCTGGCGAACGCCGACGCAGCCTCGGGCAGCGAGGAGGCGACTTATCGCGCCCGCAAACCGGTGTTCGCATCGTTGTACAGGCAGGGACAGGACGGCACGGTTGCCGGCGCCGCCGTGCAGGTGCTCGACGTGGTGCAGAGCACCGAGCCGCTGCGCAAGGTGCATGAGCCGAGCAATCCGATGGCAGGCGAGGACGGCATGGTCATGTACCCGAACGTCAATCCCGTCGAAGAGATGACCGACATGATGTCGGCTTCGCGCGCATTTTCCACCAATGTGGACGTGCTCTCGAGAGTCAATTCGATGCAGCACGAAGTCCTCAAGTTGGGACAGTAATTCACACCATCAATATCGATCATGTCGAACACCATTCAATCTCCAAGGGGGCCGCGTGCCGACGCGCCAGCGAACTCGGGCGGCGCGTTGCCGGGCATCGACAGTGGCGCGGGCGGCGATTCGAACCTCTTTGTGAAGCTACTCGTTGCGCAGATGCGCAATCAGGATCCGCTGAACCCGCAGGACCCCTCTCAGTTCGTGTCGCAGCTCACGCAGCTCAGCCAGCTCGACGCCATGCAAGGCGTGATGAAAGCGTCGCTCACCAACGCGGCGAAGCTCGAAAGCATGATGGTCGTGTCGCTCGGCTCGCAGGTGGGCAACGCCGTCAAGGTGAAGGCCGGTGTTGTCGAACTGGAGGACGGTGTCGTGAAAGGCAGCGTCGAACTCGGCAAGTCGGCCACCGATGTGGCGGTCGTGCTGACCGGCCCGGACGGGCGCGAGCATCGGATGTCTCTCGGCGCGCACACGACCGGCGAGGTCGATTTCGAGATCGACCCGCAGGCGCAGGGCCTGAAGCCGGGCAAGTACAAGATCAAGGTGGTGACCGACACCGCTGAAAAACCTGATGCCGAAATCGAAGGAAAACTGGAAGGCGTGCGCGTTGGGGCGGACGGCAAGGTGATCCTCCAAGTGGCGGGCGTCGGTCCCGTCGATACCGCCGCCGTGACGAGTTTCCTCGGCAAGCCGGCTAATTTCTCTTCCCCAAAGGAATTCGTATGAGCTTCAACATTGCGCTGTCCGGCATCAAGGCCGTCAACAATCAACTGGAAAGGATCAGCGACAACATTGCGAATGGCGGCACCGCCGGCTTCAAGTCGAGCCGTGCGAATTTCGCCACGATGGTCGCGGGCAATCAACCCAACGGCGTGTATATCGGTTCGACCAGCCAGAGCATCGGCGTGGGCGGCAATCTGTTCCACACTGGCCGCACGCTCGACGCGGCCATTCAGGGCAAGGGCTTCTTCGTGGTGAAGGACGCCGACGGTTCGGAACTGTACACCCGCTTTGGCGCCTTCCAGAAGGATGCGGACGGATACATGACCGACGTCTACGGTCGTCGCCTGCAGGGCTGGACGGACACTGGTGCGTTCGGCGACATCCAGGTCGGCTCCGGCAGCGTGCCGGCCAAGGCGAGCGACACACTCGAATATGTGGGCAATCTCAAGGGCGATTGGAAAGCGCCGGATGCGAATGTCGATTTCAGCAAGGACAACAAGGCCTCGTACAACGAATCGGTGACCACGACGGTGCACGATTCGCTGGGTCGCGCGCACACGGTGACGCAGTACTTCCGCCAGGATCCCGCACCGGCGAATTCGGTTTCGGTGTTCTACGCGATGGACGGCGAAACCCTTGCCGACGCGTCTGGCGCCCCTATTCTGAACAAGCTGGAATTCGATGCCGACGGCAAGCTTACCTCTCCGTCGGGTGCGATCTCGCTGGATCTGGGCACGCCCGTGCCCGCGGCCGAACTCACTGTCGCGCTGAATTACGCGGGTACGACGCATTCGGGGAGTTCGGCGACGACAACCACGATCAACCGCAGCAACGGTTACGAGCCCGGTACGCTGAGCGACACCACGCTCGATGAGAAGGGGCAGATCATCGCGCAATACAGCAATGGTCAGAAGGCGGTCGTCGGCACCCTCGCACTCGCCACGTTTGCCAATGCCGATGGGCTGTCCGCGGTGAACAACACGTCGTGGCGTTCCACCTCGCTGTCGGGCAATGCGTTGTATGCGCGCCCGGGCAGTGGCATGGCTGGCGGCGTGGTTCCGACTTACCGCGAGGGATCGAACGTCGACGTGACGCAGGAGCTCGTCGAGCTGATGGCGGCCCAACGCAACTATCAAGCCAATTCGAAGGTCGTCTCCACCGAGAACCAACTGATGCAGGCGCTGCTGCAGGCGCTGTAAGCCCATGGATCCGCTGATCTACACCATCATGAGCGGCGCCAGCCGCACCATGCACGCGATTCAGGTGCATGCGAACAACATGGCGAACGCGCAAACGGACGGGTTTCGTGCGGAGCTCGAGACATCGCAAAGTCAACCGGTGCCGGGCTTCGGCTACGACGCGCGCCATATGGTTCGCGTTCAGGCCAACTCGGTCAGTGCAAACAATGGCGTGGTTCAGGAGACCGGCCGCGATCTGGATGCCGCGATTCTCGGGGAAGGCTATTTCGCCGTGCAGACCGGCGATGGCGAAGCGTATACCCGCGCGGGAAACTTCAGTATTGATGCCGAGGGCACACTCACGCTCGGCGGGCGCGCCGTCATGGGGGACGGCGGCCCCATCGTGGTGCCGGAGAACAGCACTGTCTCGATCGGCAACGACGGGACCATCTCCGCGGTTGTGCCGGGGGAGCCGGAGGCGCAGATCGTGGATCGGCTGGCGGTGGTGAGCGGGCCGGCGGCCGATCTGGTGAAGAGCCCGGAAGGGCTGCTGGTCACGCGTGACGGCGCTCCGCTCCCGGCGGTTGAGGAGCGTCAGGTGCTCGGTGGGCATCTGGAGCGCAGCAACGTGTCGCCGGTCGAGGAAATGTTGGCGAGCATGTCGCTGCATCGAGACTACGAAATTCAGATGCGCATGTACAGCGCGGCCAATGAAATGGCCGATGCCGGCAACCGCCTCATTCGCGGCTGACGCACGGCCCTCAAAAAAAGTCATAGAGAGAAAGACGCATGAATCAAGCAATGTGGATCAGCAAGACCGGGATCCAGGCGCAGGACGCCAAGCTACAGGCGATTGCCAACAATCTGGCAAACGTCAACACCGACGGCTACAAACGCGACCGGCTGGTCTTCGAGGACCTGTTCTATCGCGTGGAGCGTCAGCCGGGCGCGCCGCTCGACCAGAACTACTCGTCGCCGCTCGGCGTGCAACTGGGCAGTGGCACGCGCATGGTGGGTTCGCAGAAGGTATTTACCGACGGCAATACGAAGACCACCGGGCAGGAGCTGGACGTGGCGATCATGGGGCGGGGTTTCCTGCAGGTGCAGTTGACCAATGGCGAGGTTGGCTATACGCGTGCGGGACAGCTCCGGATGAACGGCGAGCGCGTTCTGACGAACGCACAGGGACTGCCGTTGGTGCCGGAGATCTCGATCCCGGAGAACGCGACGAACATCGCCATCGGCGAGAACGGTGTCGTGTCGGCCACGGTGGCGGGCTCCGCGACGCCCAGCGAAGTCGGACAGATTCAACTGGCCACGTTTGCGAATCCGGCAGGCTTGCTTGCCATGGGCGACAACCTGTTCAGGGAGACGGCCGCCAGCGGTGCGCCGACCGAAGGCGATCCGGGCACCGACGCGCTGGGAAAGCTCAAGCAATTCGCGCTTGAGGGCTCGAACGTGCAAGTGGTGGAAGAGATGGTCGAGATGATCTCCACGCAACGCACCTACGAAATGAACACCAAGGTGCTCACTGCGGCGGACAACATGATGCAGCAGTTGGCGCAGGCGGCGCGATGATGCGTGCTGTTGCGCGTTTGGTGCCGCTTGTCGCGGCAACCGGTCTGGCGGGTTGCATCGCCCTGCCGCTGGACCCGGCGGTGCCCGACTTTGCCGACGACGATCTGCCGCCACCGGCGGCGGTATCGCTCAGGGGCACGTCGGGCGGCGTATTCAATGCGGCGACCACGGCGTCGCTGGCCTCCGACGGGCGGGCCTTCCGCCCCGGCGACACGCTCACCATTACGCTGGATGAAACAACGCAGGCGAGCAAGCGCGCCGGGACAAGCTTCAAAAAGGGATCCGACATGGAGGTCGCGCCGGGCAAGGTTTTCGGAATGAACGTCGATCTCGATACGGCAATCGGTGGCTCCCGCTCGTTCGACGGGAGTGGCGCGAGTTCCCAGCAGAATACCCTGCGTGGCGAGATCACCGTGGTCGTGCATCAGGTGATGCCTGGCGGATTGCTGCAGGTCAAGGGCGAGAAATCGCTGTCGCTCAATCAGGGCGAGGAAATCCTGCGTGTCACGGGCTACGTCCGTCAGGCCGATATCGATACGAACAATCGCGTGTCGTCTCGGCGCATCGCGAATGCCCGCATCAAGTACATGGGTAAGGGCGCACTGTCGGACTCGAATCAGGCGGGATGGCTGACGAGATTCTTCAACAGTCCATGGATGCCATTCTGATCATGAAATTTCTACGAAATGCGCTGCATCGGTGGCTCGTCACGGGGTTGATGGCCGTCGCGACGAACGCCGTTGGCGTGCCACTCGGCAACCTGGTCAACGTTGACGGCGTGCGCGAGAACCAGTTGATCGGCTACGGGTTGGTCGTCGGCCTGAACGGTACGGGCGACGGGCAGCAGGTCCGCTATACGGGCCAGTCGGTGGCGAACGTGCTCAAGCAATTCGGCGTGACGCTGCCCGAAGGTATCCGGTTGCGCTCGCGCAATGCCGCCGCCGTGATGGTCAGCGCGAGCTTTCCACCCGGTTACAAGCGTGGCCAGGCTATCGACGTGACGGTGTCGTCGCTCGGCGACGCGAAGAGTCTGCGCGGGGGCACCTTGCTGCTCACGCCGTTGCGCGCCGCGAACGGAGAAGTCTACGCATTGGCGCAGGGCAACGTCGTGATTCCCGGGGTGAAGGCGCAGGGGATCAGCGGATCGAGCGTGACGATCAACTCGACGGCCGCGGGCAGAGTGCCCAGGGGAGCGACCATCGAAAACGAGATCGAATCCGATTTCAACGATCGCCCATTCGTCAGGCTGAGCCTCAAGCGGCCCAATTTTCAGACCGCAACGAATATCGTGCGAGCCGTTAATCGGACTGTCGGAGGCGATGCCGCGACAACCCGGGATTCGACGAGCGTGGACGTGGCGGCCCCGGCCGACCCGACGGAGCGCGTGGCGTTCGTGGCGCGTTTGACCGCCATCGACGTGAGCGCCGGCGGCCAGACGCCGCGCGCGGTGTTCAACTCTCGCACGGGCACCGTCGTGATCAGTCAAGGCATGACCGTGTCGCCGGCCGTCGTCTCGCATGGCGCGCTGAAGATCGTGATTTCCGAGGGCTCTCAAGTGAGCCAGCCCAATCCGTTCGGCCGGGGGAACACCGTGGTGACACCGACTTCGGAGGTGAGCGTGGAGCAGGACGCAGTGAACGCGTTCGAATGGCGTTCGGGCACGAGTCTGCAGGCGATCGTCGATACGATCAATGCCACCGGAGCCAATCCCGACGATGTGATGGCCATCTTGCAGGCGCTCGACGAAGCCGGCGCACTCAACGGCGAACTTGTCGTTATCTGAGGAACGTGAATGAGCAATATGCCCATCGATATGCAGGGCGCGATGCTTGCGGCGCGAACCCGCAATATGAAAACGCCCGTTGCGGCGGCGAACGACGACGAGCGTGCCGCGCGCGCCGCGGAGCAGTTCGAGTCGATGTTCATCATGCAGATGGTTCGTGAGATGCGCAAATCCGTGCGGGAAATCAGTCCCGAAGGCAGCATCTTCCGCGACGAGACCACCGCGGGAATGTTCGATTACATGGACATGATGGTGGCCGACCAGTTGGCGTCGCAGCGCGCTTTCGGCATCGCGGACTTCATTCTGGCGCAGATCGCTCCGGAGGCTGCGAGCCGTCGTGCGGGGACAACGTCTGCCTCGACACATGAGGCGACCGATACAGACGCGTGACATCGGCGTAGGCGCCGGGAGGCGGGTCTCAGGACGGATATTTAAGTCGAAGGTGACTACGGTCGCCGTTCATCTGTAGATCAACAACACAACAAGGGGATCGCCACCTTCGCCCTGATGGCGGGGCAAAGGCGCATCCGGCAAAAAACATGAGCATGTTCCACATTGGCATGTCCGGCGTACGGGCGGCAAAGGCTGGTCTTTGGTCTGCCTCCAACAATCTGGCGAATCAGAAGACACCGGGATATTCGCGTCGCGCCGCACTATTGAGTGCCGCGGTAACCGGTGGCGCGAATATGCCCGCGATGGTGCGTCTGAACGACGCTTTCAGGACGCAGGCGCTATGGGCCGCCGGTGCTCAGGAGAGGCGACATAAGGCGGCGCAATCGCACCTGGATCAGCTCGAGGGCGTCATCGGGGCCTCGGGGAGCGACAACAATCTCGGCCTGGGGGATTTCCTGGGCGCGTTGAACAAGGCCAGTGCGGATCCGGCGTCCACGCCGCTGCGTCAGGCAGTGCTCCAGGCCGGCGGTTCGATGGCCAAACAGTTCAATAACCGCATTTCGGTGCTCGAGAATCAGTTGCGCGGCGTGCAGGCGCAGCGTGAGTCGATGATCGAGCAGGTCAACACGTTGGCCGCCTCCGTGGCCGACCTCAATCGGCGCATCGTGGCCGGGAACGCGTCAGGCGATGACGTATCGGCGCTGATGGATCAGCGTGACGTCACCATCGACAAGCTCTCGGGGCTGGTGGGGGGGCAGGTTGTGCAGCAGCCCGACGGTACCGTGGACATCACGTTCAAGGGCGGTCAGCCCCTCGTGCTCGGCTCGCGGGCAGGCGTACTGGAAGTGCGTCGGAATGCGGCAGGCGAGCAGGAGTTGTCAAACAGATTCGGGACCCAGTCGATTCGCGTCGATGACGATGAGCTGGGGGGCGAGCTGCATGGCTTGTCGGACTTTGAGCACGAGACGTTGCGCCCGCATCTACAGGCGCTGAAAACGCTTGCCGGTGAAATTGCCGATCGCTTCAACGCCCAACTGAATGCGGGTTTCGACAAGTCGGGGGCGGCGGGGCGCGACCTCTTCGTTTTCGATCGCGTTTCCGGTCGGATGAAGGTCGATGAGACGCTGACGCCCGACGATCTGGCATTTTCCGATGCCTCGCTCGATCCGGGAGGAAATAGCGGTAATTTGCTGCGGCTCATCGAACTGGGAAAGTCCAAGGTGGATCTCCACGGGGGCGGCTTCGTCTCGCTCGAAGATGCCTTGTCGTCCATGGAAGCCAAGGTGGGGGCGGCAAGCTATCAGAACAAAACGGCGCTCGAGGCGTTGTCGGCCGTGCGAGAACAGGCGGAACTTGCCTGGTCGTCAGCGAGTGGTGTGGATGGGGACGAGGAAGCCATAAATCTGATGGAATACAACAAGATGAGCCAGGCAAACATGACGGTGATCAAGGTGGCGAACGAACTGTTCGACAAGGTGCTTAACGCTTTCTGACGGGGAAAAGACGCCATGAGAATTACACACGCCCAGTTCGGCAAACTGATGCACAACACGTCGCAACGAAACACAGCCAAGCTGGCCGATGTGATGCAGCGCATTGCAAGCGGCGACCGCATTCTTCGCGTGTCGGACGACACCGTCGGCTCGACGCGTCTGGCGCGCCTGGACCGGGACAACAAACGTCTGGATCAGTACCTCAGCAACATCGGTGTGCTCGCACATCGTTTTCAGCGCAACGAAGTGCAGATGTCCGGCATCGTTGCTCAAATTCAGGAAGCACGTACCACTTTGGTACGCGCGGGGGACAGCAGTACCGTGCCGGACGACATGAAGGCTGCCGCCAATACGATCGACCTGCTTCGCGAGAGCATGATGGCGGCAGCAAATGCCAAGGACAACGATGGCAATTACGTCTTCTCGGGAACGGCCGTGGGAGCCCCCCCGGTGAAGTACGATCCCGCCGCGGCCGTTGGGATGCGCTATAGCTTTGAGGGTAATACCGGCAAGCAGATGGTCGTGGTGGGCGATGGTGTCACGCAGTCGGCCAATGTGAGCCTCGACGAGATGGCTGCGCTCCTGAATGCACTCGAGGTCGCATCGAAAGCAATGGATGAAAACGCCCCCGATGCGAGCGAGCGGGCTCGTCGTACGCTGAGTGCAGTGGACAATGCGCTCGAGTCCGTTTCGGGGAAGATCGCGGCGCAGGGCGGCGCTCACGCGTTGCTCGATATGCTTAAGGATACGTACAACGACGTGCTGTCCGCCGGCGAAGAGGCATCCGAGGCCGTCAGGCAGGTCGACCCGGTAAAGGCCAGTTCCGAGCTTGCCAGCTATACGATTGCGATTCAGGCGACGCAGAAGACCTACGCCAGAATCATGGAGCTCTCGCTGTTCAACTTCGTCTAAGTCGCCATGGACGTTCGCCTAACCTCCAATGAAAGCGGCTCGCCTGCCGCAGGCCGCACATCCGTACCCCGAGGTCCGGCGCGCGCCGTCGCCGCGCCACCGACTCGCCCTGTTCGAAGCGACGAGACATCTGTGCTGCCACGTCGTCGCGATGCGAACCGGGACGCCCCGCGCGAGGCTGGCCTCGCCGAGCGGGATCAATGGAACCTGCGTGTGAGCGGGGCTCAACAGGT
The Pandoraea pulmonicola DNA segment above includes these coding regions:
- the flgK gene encoding flagellar hook-associated protein FlgK, whose translation is MSMFHIGMSGVRAAKAGLWSASNNLANQKTPGYSRRAALLSAAVTGGANMPAMVRLNDAFRTQALWAAGAQERRHKAAQSHLDQLEGVIGASGSDNNLGLGDFLGALNKASADPASTPLRQAVLQAGGSMAKQFNNRISVLENQLRGVQAQRESMIEQVNTLAASVADLNRRIVAGNASGDDVSALMDQRDVTIDKLSGLVGGQVVQQPDGTVDITFKGGQPLVLGSRAGVLEVRRNAAGEQELSNRFGTQSIRVDDDELGGELHGLSDFEHETLRPHLQALKTLAGEIADRFNAQLNAGFDKSGAAGRDLFVFDRVSGRMKVDETLTPDDLAFSDASLDPGGNSGNLLRLIELGKSKVDLHGGGFVSLEDALSSMEAKVGAASYQNKTALEALSAVREQAELAWSSASGVDGDEEAINLMEYNKMSQANMTVIKVANELFDKVLNAF
- a CDS encoding flagellar hook-associated protein 3, translated to MHNTSQRNTAKLADVMQRIASGDRILRVSDDTVGSTRLARLDRDNKRLDQYLSNIGVLAHRFQRNEVQMSGIVAQIQEARTTLVRAGDSSTVPDDMKAAANTIDLLRESMMAAANAKDNDGNYVFSGTAVGAPPVKYDPAAAVGMRYSFEGNTGKQMVVVGDGVTQSANVSLDEMAALLNALEVASKAMDENAPDASERARRTLSAVDNALESVSGKIAAQGGAHALLDMLKDTYNDVLSAGEEASEAVRQVDPVKASSELASYTIAIQATQKTYARIMELSLFNFV